The Terriglobia bacterium genome contains the following window.
GTGGCCGGGCCGCGGACGAAGCAGGCCGTGCTCGACGCGGCGCATCGCTCCGTGCAGATGGAGATCGCGCCGAAAAAGCCTGCTCGTTCGGCCGCCGCGCGGTGGGTCGGCGCGGGCGCGGCCGTGGCGATCGCCTTGGGGACCCTCGTCGCGCTGCGCCACCGCCGACGACGGTGACGAGCGTCGACGTTGTCGCCTATCCTCGTCTCGATGCCTCTCCGCCTTCGCCCAAGAAGCCGGGCTCGCGGGAGGCGATCCAGATCTCGTCCAGCAGGCGGCGCTGGAACGCGACGATCATCTGCAGCCGAACCATCTCGAGGACCGCGAGGAAGGTCGCGATCCGGTGGATCCTGTCCGGGATCTCCTCGAACAGGGTCATGAGGTTCACCGACCCCGCGCCCTCGAGGAGATCGGCGAGCCATCCGATCTTGTCGGCGACGGAGACGTCGTCCCTCGCGAGACGGAGCCTGGCCTCGTCGTCCAGTCGCCCGAGCAGCTTGCGGAAGGCGGAGATGAGGTCGTACAGGTCCGCGACGACCAGCTCCTCGCCGGCGAATTGCGGCGGGACGGAGCCCTCGCGGGTCCAGATCAAGCTCCTGATGCTGTCGATCGCCTGCAGGTTCTCCGCCGCCTGCTTGAATCGGCGGTAGTCGATCAGCTGCTGCGTCAGCTCGGCGCGTGGATCCTCTCTCTCCTCTCCCTCGGCCATCGGATCCGCGGGCAGGAGCATCCTGGACTTGATGTGCATGAGGGTCGCCGCCATCACCACGTACTCGCCCGCGACCTCGAGGTTCAGCTCCCTCAGAAGGTCGAGGTAGGCGTTGTACTGCGCGGTGATCTCCACGATGGGGATGTCCGCGATGTCCACCTCGTTGATCCGTACGAGGTGCAGCAGGAGATCGAGCGGCCCCTCGAAGCCGCCGACCTTCACGCGGACGGAGTCGTCGCTCGACGAGACGTCTCGCGCCCCGGGTGCCCCGTCGCGCGCCTCGCCCATCAGCCGATGCCGACGGCCGAGCGCGCCTCGGCCAGGGTCGCCGCGGCCGCGGCCCGGGCCCGTTCCGCGCCGTTCCGGAGCGCGGCGTCCACGGCCCCGGGATCGGCCGCGAGCCGGGCACGATGCTCCGCGATCGGCGCGAGGCGCGCGGTCAGCGTCTCCTTCAGGACCCGCTTGCAGTCCCGGCACCCGATGCCGGCGGTGCGGCATCCCTGGTCCGCCCAGATCACCTGGTCCTTCGAGGAGAACTCCTTGTGGTGGTCGAACACCGGGCAGATCTCGGGGTTGCCGGGGATGTGGCGGTGGGTGCGCTGCGGATCGGTGAGCATCGAGTCGATCTTCACCGCGATCGCATCCGCCGTGTCGGAGAGGAAGATCGCGTTCCCGTAGGACTTCGACATCTTCCTTCCGTCGGTCCCCGGAAGTCGCGGGGTCGGCGTCAGGATCGCCTGCGGCTCCGGAAACAACGTGCCGTAGAGGTGGTTGAAGCGCCGGGCGATCTCCCGGCAGAGCTCCAGGTGAGGGACCTGGTCCTCCCCCACCGGGACGAAGCTGGCCTTGTACGCGAGGATGTCCGCGGCCTGGAGGAGCGGGTAGCCGAGGAAGCCGTAGGTGTTGAGATCGCGGTCCTTGAGCTGCTCCTGCTGCTCCTTGTAGGTCGGGACCCGCTCGAGCCACGGCAGCGGGACGATCATCGACAGGAGGAGGTGCAGCTCGGCGTGCTCCTTGATCTCCGACTGCACGAACACCGCGCTTCGCTCCGGGTCGATCCCCGCCGCGAGCCAATCCAGCGCGACCTCGCGCACGTACCCCCGGATCGCTCCAGGCGACGCGTAGTCGGTGGTCAGCGCGTGCCAGTCCACGATGGCGAAGTAGCACTCGTGGGACGACTGCAGCGAGACCCAGTTCTCGAGCGCACCGACCAAGTGGCCGACGTGAAGCGGACCCGTCGGCCTCATGCCGGAGAGGATTCGCGCGCGCGACCGTTGGCTCATGGCGTTTCCCGGGAGCGTCGGCCGGGGGCGGCGCCGGACCGGCGCCCGCGCCCGGCGCGGCGGGCGGCGAAATCTAACATGCCGCGCGCGGCGGGTCAACGCGGAAGCGGGCTCAGGGCGCCGTTCGGGCCGCCTCGATCGCGCGCTCGAGCCTCGAGGCCGAGCCCCGGCAGATCGCCGCGCGCGTCCGTCGGGCGAGGTTCAGGATCGCGTCGGAGCGCACCCCTTCCCGCGCGTCGTCCCCCGGGGTCCGGGGCCGGCGCTCCCCGCTGACTCGGAACTCGCTGGCCTTCACCACCGCGCCGCCGGGAATCGCGGCAAGCTTCAGCTCGGTGTGGAACGAGAGGTGCGCCACGTGCGCGAGGGCGGCCTCCACCTCGTCCCTCGGCTGCGCGCGCTCCGCGAGGCTCTGTTCGTAGCGGACGTCCTCGCGGACGTCGGACAGCGTCACCAGGAGGATCAGGTCGCCGTCCGCCGGGCCCTCGTCCGGGGCGAGGCGTACGCCGCGGAAACACCCTCTCGCGCTCAAGTCGGTGACGAGCGCGCGAGCCGCGTCCTCGCCGAGGCTCGCCGAGCCCCCGTCCGAGCCCGCGGCGACCCGCACGGCGAGATCGAACGGGAGGCGTTCGCTCCCGAATCCGGAGGATGGGCGCGCGGCGAGGATCGCGGCGGCGAAGAGGAGGCGGACCGTCGGCCGGCGCATCGGCGTCCCTCAGCCGCGGAACAGCAGCTTGACCATGCCGAGGCCAAGCCGGTCGCCGTCCGCCAGCGGGTGCGGCCTTCCCGTCACGAGCTTGGTGCCGTTGACGAACGTGCCGTTCAGCGCACCCACCTCCTCCGTGACGACCCAGCCGTCGCCGGTCTTCAAGATCCGAGCGTGTCGGCGGGAGACGCTGCGTTTCAGGTCGACCTGCGTGAGGTCCACATCCGGCCGGAGGTCCGTGACCGGGTCGTAGCGGCCGACGAGGGTCTCCGTTCCCTCGAGGGGGAATGCCGCCGCCTCCCCCTCCGCCTCGAGCCGCGGCCCCTTCCCCTCCGCCCTCGCGAGGTCGGGCTGCGGGACGGGAGACGGCCTCGGGGCGGCCACCGGCCTCCCGCCCGTGCTCTGGAGGCTCTCGATCCGCCGCTCCGCCTCGCGCAACCGGATCGAGAGCTTCCGCAGCATGCGGATCGCAATCTCGATGTTGCCCTTGATCATCTTGTCGAAGGTCATGCTGTTGATCTCGATCAGCTCCGAGTCCTCCATCGCCTCCGCGGAGACGGTTCGCGGGAGCCCTTCGAGGATCGACATCTCGCCGAAGAAATCCCCCTTCTCCATGGTCCCGTGCACACGCTTGTGTCCGTCCACCATCCGGAAGAGGCGGACCTTTCCCGCCTGCACGATGAACATGGTGGTCGCCAGGTCGCCTTCGGTGAAGATCCGCTCCGCTGCACCGTACCGGACCATGAAATTCTGGAAGGGGTGAGTCGCCATCGAGCCTTCTCCGCGGTCCCGCGGGCCGCCCCGCTCGTCACGCGCCATCATAGGAAGGGCTCCGCGCGGAGTCAACGCGGGCCCGAGGGCTCGGGGGATTTCACCCCCTCGCGCGTCGCGGGGGCGCGACCCTCGGGACGCGGCGCCGCACGTCGCTCGTACAGGGACTTCTCGGCCTCGTAGCGCACCGATTGCTCCGGGTCGGAATGCGCGATCTCCTCGAGAACCTCCTCGGGGCCGTTTCCCGCGATCCCCCCGACGGCGGCGGTGGCGGCGACGCGGACCACGGCCTTCGGGTCGCGGCGAGCGAGGCCGTAGAGCGCGGTCAGGGTGCCGTCGTCGGCCGGGATCTCGTCCTCCGTGTGGTGTTCCACGATCTGGCCGACCAGTCGAGCGGTCATCACGCGAAGGTCGGGGCGCGGATGGTCGAGGAGCGGGCGGAGCACCGGGAGCAGCGTCAGGTCCCCGCGGCGGAACTTGAGGAACAGGTCGAGGGATGTCTCGAGGAAGAGCGGGTTGGTCTCCTCGAGCATCTCCCGGAAGGACTTCCACGCCGCGATCTCGTCCTTCCGGTCCTGCACCTGGACGAAACGGGCGATGGCATCCAGCACGGCGGCGGACCCCTCGGCGGGGAGCTCTCTCGCGCCGTCGATCCCGCGAACCAGGCCGAAGACCGGCAGATCGTCGGCCACCCGGCTCCCGTCCCGGCGGAGCAGGACGAGGTAACGCCGATCCGTCTCGAGTCGGAGCGCGCGCCGTCCGTCCTCGCGGTCCCGATTCGCCCGCTTGACGTCGATCATCACCCGGGATCCCTCAGGCAGCCCGCCGCGGAGCACGTTGGCGAGACGCGTCTCCATGAACTTCCCGGCGTCGTGCTGCGGCTCCGCGACGGCGACCACGGGCGCGAGCGCGATCCACTCGTAGAGGTCGGGCGGGGCCGAGGACGCGGACGTGGCCGCGAGGACGATCCCCGCCGCGCCGAAGAAGACCCTCGTGCCCGACGTCGCTCTCATACGCTCCCGGTCGTGCCCCCCGACACCGGGCACCCTTCGATTCTCCACGGGAACGGGGAGAAACGCGAGGGGAGGTTCAGTCGAGGGACTCGAGCCGCAGCCGGACCGAGAGCTTGAACCGGCGCACGGCCGCACCCTCGACGATCTCCACGGGCACCACGATCTCCCGGGCCTCTCCCCGAGCGAGACGTGCGACCTCGAGTTCAGGATCCTGGAAGAGGTCCTCGCTTGCGGCGACCTCCTCGAGGACCACGGTCTCCGCCTCGGGCTCCGCGGGAACCGCGTCGGCGACGCGCACCGGGATCGGCGTCGGCTCCGGCGGAGGCTCGCAGAGCTCCGGGAACGCCTCGAGCTCTTCGAGGACATCCGCCGTGGGACCGGTCGCGGCAGGCTCGTGGAACGGCTCGACCTCGTCATCGACCGCCTCCGCCGGGGCGGCCTCGATCGGTTCCAGCACGATCTCCGCGGCGTCGAGCGGCTCCGGGGCGAGCGGGATCGGCTCGAGCTCCAGGACGTCCTCGACGGCCTCGGTCTCTTCGGGCTGCCAGGCGGGATCGAAACCCAGGTCCACTTCGAACTGTGGCTCTCGAGGGGCGGACGCCCTCGCGGCGTGCGCCGGCGCGACCTCCTCGACCGGGGCCTCCTTCGGGGGTTCGTCCTCCACGATCTCGATGGGAATCTCCTCGGCGGGGGCGGGGGCCGCGACCCTCTCGTGCCGCTGCGGAGCCCAGTCGATGTCGTCCGCGGGGAGCGGGGCCTCGCCGAACTCCCCCACCTCGTCCACCAGATCCTCGATCTCCTCCGCGTCGAAGGAGAGACCGCTCGCCTCTTCGACGCGACCTTGTCCCCCGAGGCCGCGGAAATCGGGTGGCGGAGGAGCGGTCGAGCGCGGGGCCTCCGGGCCGGCGGTCTCCCTCACCCTCGACGTCGGAACCGCGGCGGCGCGGGACAGCGGCGTGTCGAAGCTGGAGATCGGGAGGGGCTGCATCTCCTGGGCGACGGGCCAGGTGGCGTCGAGCTTCACTCGCTGAGGGGCCGCCGGGCGCTCGGGTGCCGCGACGGGGGGCCGGAGCGCGGCGGCCGCCGGCGGCCGCACGGTCTCCGAGGAGCGCGGGAGCGGAGCGGCCGCGGGCGGCTTCGCGCGCTCCGGGACCGCGACGCTCGTGCGCGGATCCGTCTTCGTCTCGTATTTCCGCGTCAGGTGCAGAAGGACCAGTTTGACCACCGCCTTGAGCGTGTCCTGCACCCCGATGCCCGTGGTGGCCACGGACTCGTAGAACGGCGCATTGTAGCGGTTGATCGACGAGTTCAGGTCCTCGATGCTCGCCAGCCTCGGGAGGTCCCGCTTGTTGAACTGGATGACGTGGGGCATCTCTTGGAGCCGCATGCCGTGGCCGCGGAGGTTTTCCTCGAGGTTGCGGAACGACTCGACGTTCGCTCCCACCATCGGCTCCTGGGAGTCCGCGACGAACACGATCCCGTCCGCTCCCTTGAGCACCAGCTTGCGCGTCTCGTTGTAGAAGACCTGCCCGGGCACGGTGTACAGCTGAACCCGCGTCTTCATTCCCCGGATGTCGCCGAGATCGATCGGGAGGAAATCGAAGAACAGCGTCCGGTCGGTCTTCGTCGCGAGCGATAGCATCCGGCCCTTCACGCCGTCGGGCAGGTTGGCGTGGATGTACTGCAGGTTCGTGGTCTTCCCGCAGAGTCCCGGGCCGTAGTAGACGATCTTCGCCGTCAGCTCTCGCGTGGAGTAGTTGAAAAGCACCATCTCGAGCTTCCCCCTCCGCGATTCGCGGACCTCGGGCTCGCGGGCCCGAGCCGTCCTGAACATATATCCCGCCCCGGAGAGGGTCAAGGAACCGGGGGGCGGGCTTTCCGCGGCTCGCGTGAGCCGACTTCGCCGTCAGCGGTTGCCGTTGAGGAGAGCGGCGAGCTCGGCGCCGTAGAGACAGATCGCGGCGGCCGTGTAGACCCAGAGGAGGATCGCGACGATCCCCGCGAGCGTGCCCGTGAGAAGGCCGAACGTGGGAGAGTGCACCAGCACCGACCCGAAGATGCGGCGGGCGATGTCCCACAGGATGAGCGCGACGAGAGCCGCGCTCAGGGCGCTCCTCCACCTTATCCTCCCGCGAGGGAGCAGCTTGTAGAACGTGGCGAACGTGGCGAAGGCCGCGACGAGCAGCGCGACGTAGGAGAACCAGGCGGCGCGCGGTCCGAGGACCGGCGGGAGCTTGAGCCGCGTGCGGTACCGGTCGAGCCAGGCGGCGGCGTGGT
Protein-coding sequences here:
- a CDS encoding HEAT repeat domain-containing protein — protein: MRATSGTRVFFGAAGIVLAATSASSAPPDLYEWIALAPVVAVAEPQHDAGKFMETRLANVLRGGLPEGSRVMIDVKRANRDREDGRRALRLETDRRYLVLLRRDGSRVADDLPVFGLVRGIDGARELPAEGSAAVLDAIARFVQVQDRKDEIAAWKSFREMLEETNPLFLETSLDLFLKFRRGDLTLLPVLRPLLDHPRPDLRVMTARLVGQIVEHHTEDEIPADDGTLTALYGLARRDPKAVVRVAATAAVGGIAGNGPEEVLEEIAHSDPEQSVRYEAEKSLYERRAAPRPEGRAPATREGVKSPEPSGPR
- a CDS encoding cyclic nucleotide-binding domain-containing protein; protein product: MATHPFQNFMVRYGAAERIFTEGDLATTMFIVQAGKVRLFRMVDGHKRVHGTMEKGDFFGEMSILEGLPRTVSAEAMEDSELIEINSMTFDKMIKGNIEIAIRMLRKLSIRLREAERRIESLQSTGGRPVAAPRPSPVPQPDLARAEGKGPRLEAEGEAAAFPLEGTETLVGRYDPVTDLRPDVDLTQVDLKRSVSRRHARILKTGDGWVVTEEVGALNGTFVNGTKLVTGRPHPLADGDRLGLGMVKLLFRG
- the trpS gene encoding tryptophan--tRNA ligase, with the protein product MSQRSRARILSGMRPTGPLHVGHLVGALENWVSLQSSHECYFAIVDWHALTTDYASPGAIRGYVREVALDWLAAGIDPERSAVFVQSEIKEHAELHLLLSMIVPLPWLERVPTYKEQQEQLKDRDLNTYGFLGYPLLQAADILAYKASFVPVGEDQVPHLELCREIARRFNHLYGTLFPEPQAILTPTPRLPGTDGRKMSKSYGNAIFLSDTADAIAVKIDSMLTDPQRTHRHIPGNPEICPVFDHHKEFSSKDQVIWADQGCRTAGIGCRDCKRVLKETLTARLAPIAEHRARLAADPGAVDAALRNGAERARAAAAATLAEARSAVGIG
- a CDS encoding segregation/condensation protein A, with translation MGEARDGAPGARDVSSSDDSVRVKVGGFEGPLDLLLHLVRINEVDIADIPIVEITAQYNAYLDLLRELNLEVAGEYVVMAATLMHIKSRMLLPADPMAEGEEREDPRAELTQQLIDYRRFKQAAENLQAIDSIRSLIWTREGSVPPQFAGEELVVADLYDLISAFRKLLGRLDDEARLRLARDDVSVADKIGWLADLLEGAGSVNLMTLFEEIPDRIHRIATFLAVLEMVRLQMIVAFQRRLLDEIWIASREPGFLGEGGEASRRG